A region of the Phaseolus vulgaris cultivar G19833 chromosome 11, P. vulgaris v2.0, whole genome shotgun sequence genome:
ataaataacttgaaaatataattaaatgagAAAATGGTTTTAGAAATTTGTAATAAAATCAgcaatgattttaaaattataaacgaacataattttttttttcaaatttaaaaaaaatagatccAGAACATAATAGCAGATTAATCATTAACCATTTCATAAGatatattgttaaaaaaaaaatgaattatgatAGAGTTATACAGAAGAAGGATAGTGAGTCAGCAGATTCCACGTGAAACAACCAATGAAAAACAACGTTTGCGACATATAAGCTAATAGAGTAAGACCCACATGTAAACGACATCGTTGTTGGAAGTCTTCTTCTCAAACACACACACCACACTCACATTACAAATCTGTATTCCAGGGTTGAAATTTCACACGTTGAAATTTGGTACCAACTCCAACCCTACACCACCATGGCCTCCTCCATCCACAAATTTTGGTTTTTCTCCCTCGCCCTTCTCCTCCTTGCATCCCCTCTTCTCCAAGGTCTGCACCCTTTCTTTCTAGATCTAGATCTATTTCACCTTCCATCCATGCTTCCTTGCATGTCACGATTATCGTGTGTTCTGATTGGATTCATGCGAAAAGATCCTATTTTTACTTTTGTGCTGACCCAATTACCCCCTTTTCAGCTTCCCCTTTTCAGCTCTGATCTGCTTTTGGAttgttaaattttgaatttttgtgttCTGATCGTTGTTGGAATCATGTGTTTTGTTCTTCTTTGATTGCCTACTCTCAATTCTTGCTCTGATGTTAGAGAGGGTGAAAAGATTGTTTTTTTAGTGTCGGGCAATTTTCAATCAGGCACTTgacatttcaatttttttatgactGGAACCAATTATCGAAAAATGTCTTTTTTTTAGCATAGATTTGAAATTAAATACCTAAGCTAGGTGAAGTGATGGTGTAATGCTATGTTTATCTGGAATCTGGCTCTGTTCTATGCACTCTTAAGTTTTGGTGCTTATGATACTTGGATGTTAGAATTAGCATCTTTTTGGGTGGCAGAACGATATATACACTCTGCTATTCATTGTTTTATTTTCCCCAGTGGATCTCTCGAATAATTTGATAGCCATGTTTTCATGTCTTTTGTGCACGACCATGATTagatgtgtttttttttgttagtcGCTAGGTGTCAATCAGACTCGGATGATGTTGTGGAGACCACTGAAGAATCAAGTGATATTGGCATTGTTGGTGATGATGCCCAAGACTTCGGTGATGGGGCCTTCTCTTCCGCTCCAGGAATTGATACAATAAGTGTATTTCCAAAAAATAGCGCACGATGTAAGAATCATTCTGTCTAGTGCACCAAATATGGTTCATAAATCATCCTTTTGTTCTGTCTGACAGTGGGTTGAATTTCTTTGTTCTTGTTATATGTTGCAGTGATAACAGCTGGAGAAGAGGCTGAGCTGCTTGTTGGTGTTAAAAATGATGgtatttcaataaaatttgaTACTCAATGTTGTATTTTAGCTTGAAATTTGATGCCTAACATTCTTAACTCTTGTGTTTGTCACTGATCGGTAGTTTAAGCCTTTCATTTGTGGCTTATAAATTCTAAAACGACAGCATATCTTATTTTTTTGTGATTCTGTTACATTACATTATTTCCTTATTATGTATTATGAGTGTGGAAACAAGAATAGAAAATAGAGATATTCGGTCATTACCAGATTTTAGCTTATTTTGTTCATTGTATGGAATGAAACAGGGGATTCAAGCTTGAATGTTATTGCAATCAAAGCCAGTATTCACCTTCCTTTTGATCACCGTCTGCTGGTTCAAAATCTTACTGCACAGGTAATAAGTTGCTGAATATCCGAATAAAACgtagtttatttatttgtgaTCAAGGATTACACTGCCTGTGTTACTGTAAAGATTAGTTATGCTCGATAAAAATTGATGAATATTCTATAGAATTTAGAACCTATAATAGAAATATGtttgttattatattttctaGAAATTGAATTTCAAATTCATGAAAATAGTTTGGGTAGTAAAATATAAAGTATGTATTGTTTGCCTGTCCAAGAATTTGAAGATAAATCTTTGAAAAGTTATGTTTTAAAATGCTAGAATTGTTAATCTTCACATGAGAAGGATTGCTTTATTTGTGTATGAGTATTGGATGTCCTAGATCTGATACCACCACCCTTGTATGCTGAAAGAGAGCATGGGATGTATTTGTGATATTTTCATTTCCTTTTGTTTTAGTCCCTGTTCTTCCCCTTaaaacattagttaatgtgTATGATTTTGTCAGTTTAGATAATAGCCAACCATCTAAAGTAATTCTGCAAGTCTATTTGGAAACAATGAATTATCATGAACCAATTACGTGGAACTTATGGTTGATAATTCATTGCTCATGCTTTTACCATGTGAAGGAAATAGTTTTATGTGATATTACATCAGTATCACTTCAACCTATTCTGATTCAGCAAATAGTTttgcataaatattttaaattcaatcttttgttttaattgcaGGGTTTCAATAATGGTTCTGTACCAGCCTCATCACAGGCTACTTTCCCATATCTATTTGCAGTCAGTAAGTTCTTGCAGGTATATTTATTGCTTCAAAGGCCAATGCTTTTAGTTTCTCAATGAGTAAGCATCACAGGAGACTATTATACTCATTATGGCTATTACTTTTTCTGATATGCAGCCTGGAAATTTTGATCTTGTGGGCACTATTATTTATGAGATAGATGATCATCCATTCCAAAGCACTTTCTTTAATGGCACTATTGAAGTCGCGGAAGCCGGTGGTTTTCTTAGCATGGAATCTGTTTTCCTTGTTACTCTGGGGACTGCTCTCCTCGTCCTCCTGGGGCTATGGATTCATGGTCAAATACAACACCTTTCTAAGGTACTAAAATCATTACTTTTTTCAAATAACGTGCTTTCAAGGATTCATTGTTCTTTGCTAATGGTACTCATAAAATCATCACCCTCTATTCTTTTGATTTATACTGAGACTTTGTATTTGTTTAATTTGCTAACTACGACACATGCTATGGTATCACAATTCATATTAATCAGTAACTTAGTAGGAGAAGTCATATTCCCGTGGCTTTAAGCTATAATGAACTGATATGGTTGGTGCAACATTTTGGATTCTAAGTTACCTAAAACAAGAGAATTTATTTATTCCTGAAGCATGAAAGAATTTCACTCTTAATTTGAGTTTTTTGGGGAAGTCTAAGTTATTAGATCTTGTGCAAATATATTATCAAGAAAGGAAGCTCTCTTTATTTCCCCCTCAAGCCACGTATCTGCTGCTTTGTTCTGATAGTCTGATTCATGTTTGGTCAGAAAACAAAGAGGGCTCCAAAAGTTGAAGTGGGAACAAGGTCTACTGATGCTTCAACTGATGAATGGCTACAGGTTTGTTCTTTTGCTTTGTACTATAGTAGTTGGATTTAATGTTGATACTTTAACCTTTAATGTAACAATAATGAGCTTTTGCATCACTTTGTCTGCACAGGGAACTGCATATACTCAGTCTCTGTCAAGCaagtcaaagaagaagaagtagaTAAGCAAATTCTCACGTTCAGCCACACAAGACTGTGCCATGGAATACAGAATCCTGTTACTGACTAGATTTGAGTTTGAGAGAGCACGAGGAAGTAGTTGTGAATTTTTGGCTGAAAGAACTAGCTTTCTGTTGTAGCTTAAGAATTTTTACGTTTCTCCATTCGAATGAAGTTGAGTTTTTTCTAAACTAACAAGGGATTTGAGTTAGGAAATGATACGACTTTTGCGATGTGGCAGAGTTTTTATTAGATAATGTTCATTTTGTTTTACGTACATTTTGTGTTCACTGTGATCTTAAGATACCCTTTGGAGGAACCATAGAACATACTAAGGAAGAACACACCTTTCAAAGTGGGCATCTTCACTTTTTATCCAAGAGGAAAACAACATTTTGGATCATGCGAAATTTTGGAACAGGTGAAATCTTTGTTGGTTTCGAAATAAATGCATTACAATGCGTAAGAACAAAATCATGGTTTTGAATGCACTTTGTTGGGTTTCTCCCTAAACACAATTAAATCGGATATTAATTTAGtaaagatgtttttttttctttaattgctTTTTTCCCCGTCAAAAACGTAAtcgaaaaataaaacattttgttacttgaatattgaatattatcCCGATTGAATAAACATGCAATTATTTAGTTAAATTTGGCGTTTTAAcgtattttaataattaatgcatattttgaatgtattttaataaaaaagatttGATCGAAGAGCCATTATCAACATTTAATGAATTGTTTTATTCTAATTGATTTTTCTTTCAATGCTATTTGAAAATGAATACATGTTCACGGACAATTCTATTTGacggagaagaagaagaaagaggaaatatataaaaaaaaatacataagcTTTTGTTTATTAGAGATAAATAGAATAAAAGATAACTTTTTCAAATTAGCTGTTTATCAATAGACAGCTACATAACAAtccttttaattataattattataaaaaaaattgtgactTGATAATTGCTGCATTCACTCTCATTATAATCATTAAATGATTATATTTGAAAGAGTTATGGTCATGTTTGGATATGATTAGGCACTAATAAGGTGGAATACTAAAATTAGCAAGGATTTGGCGAAAGTGATTGCCATCAATGATCTTTAATTTGGTGGCAATTAGCAAAATGTCAcatttgtttataaaattgatCGAGATCTGCATGTTTTGG
Encoded here:
- the LOC137824234 gene encoding translocon-associated protein subunit alpha, which produces MASSIHKFWFFSLALLLLASPLLQVARCQSDSDDVVETTEESSDIGIVGDDAQDFGDGAFSSAPGIDTISVFPKNSARLITAGEEAELLVGVKNDGDSSLNVIAIKASIHLPFDHRLLVQNLTAQGFNNGSVPASSQATFPYLFAVSKFLQPGNFDLVGTIIYEIDDHPFQSTFFNGTIEVAEAGGFLSMESVFLVTLGTALLVLLGLWIHGQIQHLSKKTKRAPKVEVGTRSTDASTDEWLQGTAYTQSLSSKSKKKK